In the Paroedura picta isolate Pp20150507F chromosome 15, Ppicta_v3.0, whole genome shotgun sequence genome, one interval contains:
- the RABGEF1 gene encoding rab5 GDP/GTP exchange factor isoform X4, with the protein MSLKSERRGIHVDQSELLCKKGCGYYGNPGWQGFCSKCWREEYQKARQKQIQEDWELAERLQREEEEAYASTQHPQGAQSLTFSKFEEKKTNEKSRKVTTVKKFFGASSRAGSKKAAQETGLNPGQLGKERSADNLLRDLKEIFTPPWELPSPTEVLAGKLREVQETKAASPISRQVSIETDRVSKEFYEFLKPYQKPGQEIYKQCRVFLEAMHHKRELSIEEQSEYTQDFYQNVADKLHARWKVSPEKVEMAMDQIEKYIMTRLYKYVFCPETTEDEKKDLAVQKRIRALHWVTLQMLCVPVNEEIPEVSDVVVKAITDIIEMDSKRVPRDKLACITSCSKHIFTAIRTTKNEPASADDFLPTLIYIVLKGNPPRLQSNIQYITRFCNPSRLMTGEDGYYFTNLCCAVAFIEKLDAQSLNLSQEDFDRYMSGQASPKKQEPENWTADTCAGVRQMYRNLDLLSQLNERQERIVSEAKKLEKDLIDWTDGVAKEVQEIVEKYPLEIKPPNPALAAIDSENVENDKLPPPLQPQVYAG; encoded by the exons atgagccTCAAGTCCGAGCGCCGAGGCATCCATGTGGATCAGTCggagctgctctgcaagaaggGATGCGGTTACTATGGCAACCCTGGGTGGCAGGGCTTCTGCTCCAAGTGCTGGAGGGAAGAGTACCAAAAGGCCAGGCAGAAGCAGATCCAGGAGGACTGGGAGCTTGCTGAACG GCTCCAACGCGAGGAAGAAGAAGCCTACGCCAGCACACAGCACCCTCAGGGGGCCCAGTCGCTCACGTTCTCCAAGTTCGAGGAGAAGAAAACCAACGAGAAGTCCCGGAAAGTGACGACCGTGAAGAAATTCTTCGGTGCTTCTTCCAGGGCAGGATCCAAGAAAG CCGCTCAGGAGACCGGTCTTAATCCCGGACAGCTCGGGAAGGAGCGCAGTGCTGATaaccttctcagggacttgaaGGAGATTTTTACTCCGCCCTGGGAGCTCCCTTCCCCTACTGAAG TGCTGGCCGGCAAGCTGAGAG AAGTCCAGGAAACCAAGGCTGCCAGTCCCATCAGCAGACAAGTCAGCATCGAAACGGACAGAGTGTCCAAGGAGTTCTACGAGTTCTTGAAGCCCTACCAGAAACCTGGCCAAGAGATCTACAAGCAGTGCAGAGTGTTTCTGGAAGCCATGCATCACAAGCGG GAGCTGAGTATCGAAGAACAGTCCGAATACACCCAGGACTTCTATCAGAACGTGGCGGATAAGCTGCACGCCCGCTGGAAAG TGTCCCCAGAAAAAGTGGAAATGGCGATGGACCAGATTGAGAAGTACATCATGACCCGCCTGTATAAGTATGTTTTCTGCCCGGAAACTACCGAAGACGAGAAGAAGGACCTTGCTGTTCAAAAGAGAATCAG ggctttgcactGGGTGACTCTGCAGATGCTGTGCGTTCCTGTTAATGAAGAAATCCCTGAAGTCTCCGATGTGGTGGTGAAAGCAATCACAG ACATCATTGAGATGGATTCCAAGCGGGTTCCGCGGGACAAGCTGGCCTGCATCACCAGCTGCAGCAAGCACATCTTCACCGCCATCCGGACCACGAAGAACGAGCCGGCCTCCGCGGAcgacttcctgcccaccctcatCTACATTGTCCTGAAGGGCAACCCGCCCCGCCTGCAGTCCAACATCCAGTACATCACTCGGTTTTGCAACCCCAGCAGGCTCATGACCGGGGAGGACGGCTATTACTTCACCAACCTG TGCTGTGCTGTGGCCTTCATAGAGAAGCTGGACGCGCAGTCCCTAAACTTGAGCCAGGAAGACTTTGACCGTTACATGTCCGGCCAGGCGTCCCCGAAGAAGCAGGAACCCGAGAACTGGACCGCCGACACGTGTGCCGGCGTCCGGCAGATGTATAGGAACCTCGACCTCCTCTCCCAGCTCAACGAGCGGCAGGAGAGGATCGTGAGCGAGGCCAAGAAACTGGAGAAGGATCTGATTGACTGGACCGACGGGGTCGCCAAGGAAGTCCAAGAGATCGTCGAGAAGTACCCCTTGGAGATCAAGCCTCCCAACCCAGCCTTGGCGGCCATTGACTCCGAAAACGTCGAGAACGACAAACTCCCGCCTCCGTTGCAGCCTCAGGTGTATGCCGGATGA
- the RABGEF1 gene encoding rab5 GDP/GTP exchange factor isoform X3: MHHKRELSIEEQSEYTQDFYQNVADKLHARWKVSPEKVEMAMDQIEKYIMTRLYKYVFCPETTEDEKKDLAVQKRIRALHWVTLQMLCVPVNEEIPEVSDVVVKAITDIIEMDSKRVPRDKLACITSCSKHIFTAIRTTKNEPASADDFLPTLIYIVLKGNPPRLQSNIQYITRFCNPSRLMTGEDGYYFTNLCCAVAFIEKLDAQSLNLSQEDFDRYMSGQASPKKQEPENWTADTCAGVRQMYRNLDLLSQLNERQERIVSEAKKLEKDLIDWTDGVAKEVQEIVEKYPLEIKPPNPALAAIDSENVENDKLPPPLQPQVYAG; the protein is encoded by the exons ATGCATCACAAGCGG GAGCTGAGTATCGAAGAACAGTCCGAATACACCCAGGACTTCTATCAGAACGTGGCGGATAAGCTGCACGCCCGCTGGAAAG TGTCCCCAGAAAAAGTGGAAATGGCGATGGACCAGATTGAGAAGTACATCATGACCCGCCTGTATAAGTATGTTTTCTGCCCGGAAACTACCGAAGACGAGAAGAAGGACCTTGCTGTTCAAAAGAGAATCAG ggctttgcactGGGTGACTCTGCAGATGCTGTGCGTTCCTGTTAATGAAGAAATCCCTGAAGTCTCCGATGTGGTGGTGAAAGCAATCACAG ACATCATTGAGATGGATTCCAAGCGGGTTCCGCGGGACAAGCTGGCCTGCATCACCAGCTGCAGCAAGCACATCTTCACCGCCATCCGGACCACGAAGAACGAGCCGGCCTCCGCGGAcgacttcctgcccaccctcatCTACATTGTCCTGAAGGGCAACCCGCCCCGCCTGCAGTCCAACATCCAGTACATCACTCGGTTTTGCAACCCCAGCAGGCTCATGACCGGGGAGGACGGCTATTACTTCACCAACCTG TGCTGTGCTGTGGCCTTCATAGAGAAGCTGGACGCGCAGTCCCTAAACTTGAGCCAGGAAGACTTTGACCGTTACATGTCCGGCCAGGCGTCCCCGAAGAAGCAGGAACCCGAGAACTGGACCGCCGACACGTGTGCCGGCGTCCGGCAGATGTATAGGAACCTCGACCTCCTCTCCCAGCTCAACGAGCGGCAGGAGAGGATCGTGAGCGAGGCCAAGAAACTGGAGAAGGATCTGATTGACTGGACCGACGGGGTCGCCAAGGAAGTCCAAGAGATCGTCGAGAAGTACCCCTTGGAGATCAAGCCTCCCAACCCAGCCTTGGCGGCCATTGACTCCGAAAACGTCGAGAACGACAAACTCCCGCCTCCGTTGCAGCCTCAGGTGTATGCCGGATGA
- the RABGEF1 gene encoding rab5 GDP/GTP exchange factor isoform X2: MSLKSERRGIHVDQSELLCKKGCGYYGNPGWQGFCSKCWREEYQKARQKQIQEDWELAERLQREEEEAYASTQHPQGAQSLTFSKFEEKKTNEKSRKVTTVKKFFGASSRAGSKKEVQETKAASPISRQVSIETDRVSKEFYEFLKPYQKPGQEIYKQCRVFLEAMHHKRELSIEEQSEYTQDFYQNVADKLHARWKVSPEKVEMAMDQIEKYIMTRLYKYVFCPETTEDEKKDLAVQKRIRALHWVTLQMLCVPVNEEIPEVSDVVVKAITDIIEMDSKRVPRDKLACITSCSKHIFTAIRTTKNEPASADDFLPTLIYIVLKGNPPRLQSNIQYITRFCNPSRLMTGEDGYYFTNLCCAVAFIEKLDAQSLNLSQEDFDRYMSGQASPKKQEPENWTADTCAGVRQMYRNLDLLSQLNERQERIVSEAKKLEKDLIDWTDGVAKEVQEIVEKYPLEIKPPNPALAAIDSENVENDKLPPPLQPQVYAG, from the exons atgagccTCAAGTCCGAGCGCCGAGGCATCCATGTGGATCAGTCggagctgctctgcaagaaggGATGCGGTTACTATGGCAACCCTGGGTGGCAGGGCTTCTGCTCCAAGTGCTGGAGGGAAGAGTACCAAAAGGCCAGGCAGAAGCAGATCCAGGAGGACTGGGAGCTTGCTGAACG GCTCCAACGCGAGGAAGAAGAAGCCTACGCCAGCACACAGCACCCTCAGGGGGCCCAGTCGCTCACGTTCTCCAAGTTCGAGGAGAAGAAAACCAACGAGAAGTCCCGGAAAGTGACGACCGTGAAGAAATTCTTCGGTGCTTCTTCCAGGGCAGGATCCAAGAAAG AAGTCCAGGAAACCAAGGCTGCCAGTCCCATCAGCAGACAAGTCAGCATCGAAACGGACAGAGTGTCCAAGGAGTTCTACGAGTTCTTGAAGCCCTACCAGAAACCTGGCCAAGAGATCTACAAGCAGTGCAGAGTGTTTCTGGAAGCCATGCATCACAAGCGG GAGCTGAGTATCGAAGAACAGTCCGAATACACCCAGGACTTCTATCAGAACGTGGCGGATAAGCTGCACGCCCGCTGGAAAG TGTCCCCAGAAAAAGTGGAAATGGCGATGGACCAGATTGAGAAGTACATCATGACCCGCCTGTATAAGTATGTTTTCTGCCCGGAAACTACCGAAGACGAGAAGAAGGACCTTGCTGTTCAAAAGAGAATCAG ggctttgcactGGGTGACTCTGCAGATGCTGTGCGTTCCTGTTAATGAAGAAATCCCTGAAGTCTCCGATGTGGTGGTGAAAGCAATCACAG ACATCATTGAGATGGATTCCAAGCGGGTTCCGCGGGACAAGCTGGCCTGCATCACCAGCTGCAGCAAGCACATCTTCACCGCCATCCGGACCACGAAGAACGAGCCGGCCTCCGCGGAcgacttcctgcccaccctcatCTACATTGTCCTGAAGGGCAACCCGCCCCGCCTGCAGTCCAACATCCAGTACATCACTCGGTTTTGCAACCCCAGCAGGCTCATGACCGGGGAGGACGGCTATTACTTCACCAACCTG TGCTGTGCTGTGGCCTTCATAGAGAAGCTGGACGCGCAGTCCCTAAACTTGAGCCAGGAAGACTTTGACCGTTACATGTCCGGCCAGGCGTCCCCGAAGAAGCAGGAACCCGAGAACTGGACCGCCGACACGTGTGCCGGCGTCCGGCAGATGTATAGGAACCTCGACCTCCTCTCCCAGCTCAACGAGCGGCAGGAGAGGATCGTGAGCGAGGCCAAGAAACTGGAGAAGGATCTGATTGACTGGACCGACGGGGTCGCCAAGGAAGTCCAAGAGATCGTCGAGAAGTACCCCTTGGAGATCAAGCCTCCCAACCCAGCCTTGGCGGCCATTGACTCCGAAAACGTCGAGAACGACAAACTCCCGCCTCCGTTGCAGCCTCAGGTGTATGCCGGATGA
- the RABGEF1 gene encoding rab5 GDP/GTP exchange factor isoform X1 encodes MSLKSERRGIHVDQSELLCKKGCGYYGNPGWQGFCSKCWREEYQKARQKQIQEDWELAERLQREEEEAYASTQHPQGAQSLTFSKFEEKKTNEKSRKVTTVKKFFGASSRAGSKKVLAGKLREVQETKAASPISRQVSIETDRVSKEFYEFLKPYQKPGQEIYKQCRVFLEAMHHKRELSIEEQSEYTQDFYQNVADKLHARWKVSPEKVEMAMDQIEKYIMTRLYKYVFCPETTEDEKKDLAVQKRIRALHWVTLQMLCVPVNEEIPEVSDVVVKAITDIIEMDSKRVPRDKLACITSCSKHIFTAIRTTKNEPASADDFLPTLIYIVLKGNPPRLQSNIQYITRFCNPSRLMTGEDGYYFTNLCCAVAFIEKLDAQSLNLSQEDFDRYMSGQASPKKQEPENWTADTCAGVRQMYRNLDLLSQLNERQERIVSEAKKLEKDLIDWTDGVAKEVQEIVEKYPLEIKPPNPALAAIDSENVENDKLPPPLQPQVYAG; translated from the exons atgagccTCAAGTCCGAGCGCCGAGGCATCCATGTGGATCAGTCggagctgctctgcaagaaggGATGCGGTTACTATGGCAACCCTGGGTGGCAGGGCTTCTGCTCCAAGTGCTGGAGGGAAGAGTACCAAAAGGCCAGGCAGAAGCAGATCCAGGAGGACTGGGAGCTTGCTGAACG GCTCCAACGCGAGGAAGAAGAAGCCTACGCCAGCACACAGCACCCTCAGGGGGCCCAGTCGCTCACGTTCTCCAAGTTCGAGGAGAAGAAAACCAACGAGAAGTCCCGGAAAGTGACGACCGTGAAGAAATTCTTCGGTGCTTCTTCCAGGGCAGGATCCAAGAAAG TGCTGGCCGGCAAGCTGAGAG AAGTCCAGGAAACCAAGGCTGCCAGTCCCATCAGCAGACAAGTCAGCATCGAAACGGACAGAGTGTCCAAGGAGTTCTACGAGTTCTTGAAGCCCTACCAGAAACCTGGCCAAGAGATCTACAAGCAGTGCAGAGTGTTTCTGGAAGCCATGCATCACAAGCGG GAGCTGAGTATCGAAGAACAGTCCGAATACACCCAGGACTTCTATCAGAACGTGGCGGATAAGCTGCACGCCCGCTGGAAAG TGTCCCCAGAAAAAGTGGAAATGGCGATGGACCAGATTGAGAAGTACATCATGACCCGCCTGTATAAGTATGTTTTCTGCCCGGAAACTACCGAAGACGAGAAGAAGGACCTTGCTGTTCAAAAGAGAATCAG ggctttgcactGGGTGACTCTGCAGATGCTGTGCGTTCCTGTTAATGAAGAAATCCCTGAAGTCTCCGATGTGGTGGTGAAAGCAATCACAG ACATCATTGAGATGGATTCCAAGCGGGTTCCGCGGGACAAGCTGGCCTGCATCACCAGCTGCAGCAAGCACATCTTCACCGCCATCCGGACCACGAAGAACGAGCCGGCCTCCGCGGAcgacttcctgcccaccctcatCTACATTGTCCTGAAGGGCAACCCGCCCCGCCTGCAGTCCAACATCCAGTACATCACTCGGTTTTGCAACCCCAGCAGGCTCATGACCGGGGAGGACGGCTATTACTTCACCAACCTG TGCTGTGCTGTGGCCTTCATAGAGAAGCTGGACGCGCAGTCCCTAAACTTGAGCCAGGAAGACTTTGACCGTTACATGTCCGGCCAGGCGTCCCCGAAGAAGCAGGAACCCGAGAACTGGACCGCCGACACGTGTGCCGGCGTCCGGCAGATGTATAGGAACCTCGACCTCCTCTCCCAGCTCAACGAGCGGCAGGAGAGGATCGTGAGCGAGGCCAAGAAACTGGAGAAGGATCTGATTGACTGGACCGACGGGGTCGCCAAGGAAGTCCAAGAGATCGTCGAGAAGTACCCCTTGGAGATCAAGCCTCCCAACCCAGCCTTGGCGGCCATTGACTCCGAAAACGTCGAGAACGACAAACTCCCGCCTCCGTTGCAGCCTCAGGTGTATGCCGGATGA